One region of Glycine max cultivar Williams 82 chromosome 9, Glycine_max_v4.0, whole genome shotgun sequence genomic DNA includes:
- the GRF7 gene encoding growth-regulating factor 1: MMNGRNRFPFTPSQWQELEHQALIYKYMASGISIPPDLLFTIKRSYFDSPLSSRLLPNQPQHFGWNYLQMGLGRKIDPEPGRCRRTDGKKWRCSKEAYPDSKYCERHMHRGKNRSRKPVEVLKTTTPSSTMTTTNTNSNASSTQQAISSITKINTLSPLASSETHQHHPQHYGSFLYHHHPPSRSSGIGLSFEDNRAPLFLDTGSCSQSNTDCRSRYVYGEKEEVDEHAFFTEPCGVMKSFSASSMDDSWQLTPLTMSSSSSSSKQRSSFGLSSDYSCLQLQSHSKQQQQEHHQDQGCYMFGGGQVVKEEPQKTVHRFFDEWPHKGREGSWLDLDDKSSTTQLSISIPTCSHDFPTFSSRNHHDG; encoded by the exons ATGATGAATGGAAGAAACAGGTTTCCCTTTACCCCATCACAGTGGCAAGAGCTTGAACACCAAGCTCTCATCTACAAGTACATGGCTTCAGGCATTTCCATTCCCCCTGATCTTCTCTTCACCATAAAAAGGAGCTATTTTGATTCCCCTCTCTCCTCAAGGCTTTTGCCTAACCAGCCACAACACT TTGGATGGAACTACCTTCAGATGGGTTTGGGAAGAAAAATAGACCCTGAGCCAGGTAGGTGTAGAAGAACTGATGGCAAGAAATGGAGATGCTCAAAAGAAGCATACCCAGATTCTAAGTACTGTGAGAGGCACATGCACAGAGGGAAGAATCGTTCAAGAAAGCCTGTGGAAGTTTTGAAAACAACAACACCATCATCAACAATGACAACAACAAACACAAACTCAAATGCTTCTTCAACACAACAAGCAATCTCATCAATCACCAAAATTAATACTCTTTCACCTCTTGCTTCATCTGAGACTCACCAACACCACCCTCAACACTATGGCTCCTTTCTCTATCATCATCACCCTCCTTCAAGGTCCTCTGGCATTGGCTTGTCCTTTGAAGATAATAGGGCTCCCTTGTTTCTTGACACTGGCTCTTGCTCTCAGTCCAACACAGACTGCAG GAGTAGGTATGTTTATGGAGAGAAAGAGGAGGTGGATGAGCATGCTTTCTTCACAGAACCTTGTGGTGTTATGAAAAGCTTCTCTGCTTCCTCTATGGATGACTCATGGCAACTCACACCATTGACTATGAgttcctcatcttcttcttccaaacAGAGGAGTTCCTTTGGCTTGTCCAGTGATTACTCTTGCTTGCAACTTCAGAGCCACTCAAAGCAGCAGCAacaagagcatcatcaagatcAGGGTTGCTACATGTTTGGTGGTGGTCAAGTTGTGAAAGAAGAACCTCAGAAAACGGTTCATCGCTTCTTTGATGAATGGCCCCACAAAGGAAGAGAAGGGTCTTGGCTTGATTTGGATGACAAATCTTCCACAACCCAACTTTCAATTTCCATCCCCACATGTTCTCATGATTTTCCAACTTTCAGTTCTAGAAACCACCACG ATGGTTGA